DNA from Selenomonadales bacterium:
GCACAACGCCGCCGTATTTACGATGAAGCGGTACTTGCGAAGAAATGATATTCGCGCGTATCTTGCGACCGTCTTCTACAAGTGCGACCGACGTTTCATCACAGCTCGTTTCGATCGCCAATATCAATTTACCGCACTTTTTCGTCTGCTTTTCCACGTTACTCCTCCTCTCCTTCTTTCGTTACATCCAGATCCATCAAAATCGCATCCTCGCGATTGTCTTCATAATATCCCTTGCGCACACCGCATACCGTAAATCCCAGATTCCGATAGACGCTCTGTGCACGTTCGTTACTGCGGCGTACTTCGAGCATCAGCGTCTGTGCACCGCTTTCTCTTACGATATCGGCCATCGTCTTGACGAGCGCCGTACCGATACCGTATCCGCGATATTCGTCAAGCACTGCGACATTCGTTACATTGGCACTGTCCCAGATCATCCACATACCTGCATAGCCGACGACCT
Protein-coding regions in this window:
- the rimI gene encoding ribosomal protein S18-alanine N-acetyltransferase, with the protein product MGKTTRETSVAYIVRPMTVGDIDAVCVIEEASFSMPWSRESFEREINENALAHYFVAETDGKVVGYAGMWMIWDSANVTNVAVLDEYRGYGIGTALVKTMADIVRESGAQTLMLEVRRSNERAQSVYRNLGFTVCGVRKGYYEDNREDAILMDLDVTKEGEEE